One part of the Anaeromyxobacter sp. Fw109-5 genome encodes these proteins:
- a CDS encoding DMT family transporter has translation MSDVARSAKLRARLLLVASAASFGLMAVLARLLSTHGGPRFSAGQLTVIRFVVGAAVSLVAFRLRPGLYRPMNRRLLWTRGVSGGIVVVLYFLALERIPAGEAGMLYNLFPVIATALSIRAFGERPTIHLALALVLATAGVVLVLGDGSLALGVGTGEALAVGAAVFAALSAVVIRAMRATDNAATIFFYFSLGGLPVALPFALGPWPGSPALWGIAVVMGLAAYAAQVLMTEAYGALNVGEAAVWLQLTPLAQYLLAALLLGERVSAAGAAGILVGVAGVAYGTVLGHRPRAAPAPSGPPDPA, from the coding sequence GTGAGCGACGTCGCCCGCTCGGCCAAGCTCCGCGCCCGCCTGCTGCTCGTCGCCTCCGCCGCCTCCTTCGGCCTCATGGCCGTGCTGGCGCGGCTCCTCTCGACGCACGGTGGCCCCCGCTTCAGCGCGGGGCAGCTCACCGTGATCCGCTTCGTGGTGGGCGCGGCGGTCTCGCTCGTCGCCTTCCGGCTGCGCCCCGGCCTCTACCGGCCGATGAACCGGCGCCTGCTCTGGACGCGGGGCGTGTCGGGCGGGATCGTGGTCGTGCTGTATTTCCTCGCCCTCGAGCGGATCCCCGCCGGCGAGGCGGGCATGCTCTACAACCTGTTCCCCGTCATCGCGACGGCGCTCTCCATCCGCGCCTTCGGCGAGCGGCCGACGATCCACCTCGCCCTCGCGCTCGTGCTGGCGACGGCGGGGGTGGTGCTGGTGCTCGGCGACGGCTCGCTCGCGCTCGGGGTGGGGACGGGCGAGGCGCTCGCGGTGGGTGCGGCGGTGTTCGCGGCGCTCTCCGCGGTGGTGATCCGCGCCATGCGCGCGACCGACAACGCCGCGACCATCTTCTTCTACTTCAGCCTCGGGGGCCTCCCGGTCGCGCTGCCCTTCGCGCTCGGCCCCTGGCCGGGCTCCCCGGCGCTGTGGGGGATCGCCGTCGTCATGGGCCTCGCCGCCTACGCGGCGCAGGTCCTCATGACCGAGGCGTACGGGGCGCTCAACGTCGGCGAGGCCGCGGTCTGGCTGCAGCTCACCCCGCTCGCGCAGTACCTCCTCGCCGCGCTGCTGCTCGGCGAGCGCGTGAGCGCCGCGGGCGCGGCGGGGATCCTGGTCGGCGTGGCCGGGGTCGCCTACGGGACGGTGCTCGGGCATCGCCCGCGCGCAGCGCCCGCGCCGTCGGGGCCGCCGGATCCCGCATGA
- a CDS encoding DMT family transporter, whose translation MAVSPPPPAVAGPAAPRGAEVAPAPPSAHLASERASARARLLLFGAGVLFGLSAVLARLATQAGMSGGQVTFARFVLGVGFVGGLFVARPGTFRPRRKALLVSRGFFGGIAALLYFLSIERIPAGEATLLNNTFPIWAVLLSLFILNERPTIHLGVGLALASAGVFLVLGGGGVSLGLGVGEILGVVSAMCGGAAVTSIRALRATDNAPTIFFAFAVGGVAASLPYAFAPWPSAPLAWIAALGVGVVAFLAQLLMTEAYGALSVPEAALWQQLTPIASYLWALTIGERIGGWTLVGVLLGVAGIVYGSVLGHRPREARSPEARIAAGLPAEEP comes from the coding sequence ATGGCCGTTTCCCCCCCGCCGCCCGCCGTCGCCGGTCCCGCCGCCCCCCGCGGCGCCGAGGTGGCGCCCGCGCCGCCGTCCGCCCACCTGGCGAGCGAGCGGGCGTCCGCGCGCGCACGGCTGCTGCTGTTCGGCGCCGGGGTGCTCTTCGGGCTCTCCGCCGTGCTGGCGCGCCTCGCGACGCAGGCGGGGATGAGCGGCGGCCAGGTGACCTTCGCGCGCTTCGTGCTCGGCGTCGGCTTCGTGGGCGGGCTCTTCGTCGCGCGGCCGGGGACGTTCCGTCCGCGGCGCAAGGCGCTGCTCGTCTCGCGCGGCTTCTTCGGCGGCATCGCCGCGCTGCTCTACTTCCTCTCCATCGAGCGCATCCCGGCGGGCGAGGCGACGCTCCTCAACAACACCTTCCCGATCTGGGCGGTGCTCCTCTCGCTGTTCATCCTGAACGAGCGGCCCACCATCCACCTCGGCGTGGGGCTGGCGCTCGCGAGCGCCGGCGTCTTCCTCGTGCTCGGCGGCGGGGGCGTGTCGCTCGGGCTGGGGGTGGGGGAGATCCTCGGCGTCGTCTCGGCCATGTGCGGCGGCGCGGCGGTCACCTCCATCCGCGCGCTGCGGGCGACGGACAACGCCCCGACCATCTTCTTCGCCTTCGCGGTGGGCGGCGTCGCCGCCTCGCTCCCGTATGCCTTCGCGCCGTGGCCGTCCGCCCCGCTCGCCTGGATCGCCGCCCTCGGGGTCGGGGTCGTGGCCTTCCTCGCGCAGCTCCTCATGACCGAGGCGTACGGCGCCCTCTCCGTCCCCGAGGCGGCCCTCTGGCAGCAGCTCACGCCGATCGCGAGCTACCTGTGGGCGCTCACCATCGGCGAGCGGATCGGCGGCTGGACCCTCGTCGGAGTGCTGCTCGGCGTGGCCGGGATCGTGTACGGGTCGGTGCTCGGTCACCGTCCGCGCGAGGCCCGCTCGCCGGAGGCGCGCATCGCCGCCGGGCTCCCGGCGGAGGAGCCGTGA
- a CDS encoding branched-chain amino acid ABC transporter permease, with the protein MDLALVNALNGLSWGMLLFLIAMGLTTIFGVAGVLNFAHGALFMLGAYACMQLARWTGSFWVGLATAPIAVAVLGGAIEAGLLRPVYGRDASHQLLLTFAVLLVLEDGIRLLWGPGYHVVEPPALLAGTVPIAGYSFPVYRLFLVALGPLVGAGLWSLFRFTRFGKIVRAAASDREMAAGVGIRVPRLFTGVFVFGTALAALGGALAAPHQSVGPAMGERIIIESFIVVVVGGLGSFPGAFVGALLLGLLEAFGTQVLPRAQMAIPYLLLTAVLVVRPRGLFGQPE; encoded by the coding sequence TTGGACCTCGCCCTCGTCAACGCGCTGAACGGCCTCTCGTGGGGGATGCTGCTCTTCCTCATCGCGATGGGGCTCACGACGATCTTCGGCGTGGCCGGGGTGCTGAACTTCGCCCACGGCGCCCTCTTCATGCTCGGCGCCTACGCGTGCATGCAGCTCGCGCGCTGGACCGGGTCGTTCTGGGTCGGGCTCGCGACGGCGCCCATCGCCGTCGCGGTGCTCGGCGGCGCGATCGAGGCGGGCCTCCTCCGCCCGGTGTACGGGCGAGACGCGTCCCACCAGCTGCTCCTCACCTTCGCCGTCCTCCTCGTGCTGGAGGACGGCATCCGGCTGCTGTGGGGACCCGGGTACCACGTGGTCGAGCCCCCGGCCCTCCTCGCGGGGACGGTGCCGATCGCGGGCTACTCGTTCCCGGTGTACCGCCTGTTCCTGGTGGCGCTCGGGCCGCTCGTGGGCGCCGGCCTGTGGTCGCTCTTCCGCTTCACGCGCTTCGGCAAGATCGTCCGCGCCGCGGCCTCGGACCGGGAGATGGCGGCCGGGGTGGGGATCCGCGTCCCGCGCCTCTTCACGGGCGTGTTCGTGTTCGGCACCGCGCTCGCCGCCCTGGGCGGCGCGCTGGCGGCGCCGCACCAGAGCGTGGGCCCGGCCATGGGCGAGCGGATCATCATCGAGAGCTTCATCGTGGTGGTGGTCGGCGGGCTCGGCAGCTTCCCGGGGGCGTTCGTGGGCGCGCTCCTGCTCGGGCTCCTCGAGGCGTTCGGGACGCAGGTCCTGCCGCGCGCGCAGATGGCGATCCCGTACCTGCTGCTCACCGCGGTCCTCGTGGTGCGCCCGCGTGGCCTGTTCGGGCAGCCGGAGTGA
- the uvrA gene encoding excinuclease ABC subunit UvrA, which yields MSEPDSITVKGAREHNLKSVTLEIPKKKLVVFTGVSGSGKSSLAFDTLYAEGQRRYVESLSSYARQFLGQMEKPRYDTIRGLSPTISIEQKAASNNPRSTVGTITEVHDYLRVLYASIGLQHCPSCGRPVGKQTAQQIVEAILQYPEGARILVLAPLVQNRKGEYKDLLVDLGKRGFARVRVDGMIHQLTERLVLDKKLKHDIELVVDRLVVKEGIRSRLTDSVETALREGKGTLVVADADKEQKVGPGIDPEEYKTHDRFFSELNACHACGLSFGELAPQSFSFNSPLGSCPDCQGLGTRAEMDPDLIIPDPSLTIRQGAVEPWASGMERGEGWTFEFVEHLARSLKIDLDLPWAKLPKAHRDAILLGTDAVANGGRSWRIEFEGVVNQLYRRLKATGSEQMRRYYMRYFSDKPCHTCGGERLKPESRAVRIRGKGIVELSRLTIQDAHAWLGSLDLKGSEAKIADELLKEIKNRLKFLLDVGLSYLTLDRPGPSLSGGESQRIRLASQMGSELTGVIYILDEPSIGLHQRDNGKLLATLKRLRDVGNSVIVVEHDEETMEEADWLVDFGPGAGAHGGEIVSAGTPAEVKRDPASLTGAYLSGRKEIYVPDRRRTEDKGAITISGATENNLKDLTASFPLGRFTAVTGVSGAGKSTLVNAILRPALMRHLYSTREVPGKHQALTGWEKIDKVIDINQQPIGRTPRSNPATYTKVFDAIREVFAQTPEARAFGYQPGRFSFNVKGGRCEACQGDGMKLVEMHFLADVLVPCEVCGGKRFNEATLRVTFKGKNIAEVLDLSIAEAKGLFEHHREIARILTTLEDVGLGYIKLGQPSPTLSGGEAQRIKLSRELARVGTGKTLYILDEPTTGLHFEDVKKLLAVLDRLVDAGNTVVVIEHNLDVIKCADWIIDIGPEGGADGGLVIAEGTPEEVARVEESYTGQFLAKVLENHRQRARRAASPQGATRGAQRVGA from the coding sequence ATGAGCGAGCCCGATTCCATCACCGTCAAGGGCGCGCGCGAGCACAACCTCAAGTCGGTCACCCTCGAGATCCCGAAGAAGAAGCTGGTGGTGTTCACCGGCGTCTCCGGGTCGGGGAAGTCCTCGCTCGCGTTCGACACCCTCTACGCCGAGGGGCAGCGCCGCTACGTCGAGTCCCTCTCGTCCTACGCGCGCCAGTTCCTCGGGCAGATGGAGAAGCCCAGGTACGACACCATCCGCGGGCTGTCGCCGACGATCTCCATCGAGCAGAAGGCGGCGTCGAACAACCCGCGCTCGACGGTGGGGACCATCACCGAGGTCCACGACTACCTGCGCGTCCTGTACGCCTCGATCGGCCTCCAGCACTGCCCCTCGTGCGGGCGGCCGGTCGGGAAGCAGACGGCCCAGCAGATCGTCGAGGCCATCCTCCAGTACCCGGAGGGCGCGCGCATCCTCGTGCTCGCCCCCCTCGTGCAGAACCGCAAGGGTGAGTACAAGGACCTCCTCGTCGACCTCGGCAAGCGCGGCTTCGCGCGCGTGCGCGTGGACGGGATGATCCACCAGCTCACCGAGCGGCTCGTCCTCGACAAGAAGCTGAAGCACGACATCGAGCTCGTGGTCGATCGCCTCGTCGTGAAGGAGGGGATCCGCTCCCGGCTCACCGACTCCGTCGAGACGGCGCTGCGCGAGGGCAAGGGGACGCTCGTCGTCGCCGACGCCGACAAGGAGCAGAAGGTCGGCCCCGGCATCGATCCGGAGGAGTACAAGACGCACGACCGCTTCTTCTCCGAGCTGAACGCCTGCCACGCCTGCGGGCTCAGCTTCGGCGAGCTCGCGCCGCAGAGCTTCTCCTTCAACTCCCCGCTCGGCTCCTGCCCCGACTGCCAGGGGCTCGGGACGCGCGCGGAGATGGATCCGGACCTCATCATCCCCGATCCGTCGCTCACCATCCGCCAGGGCGCGGTCGAGCCGTGGGCGAGCGGGATGGAGCGGGGCGAGGGCTGGACCTTCGAGTTCGTGGAGCACCTCGCCCGCTCGCTCAAGATCGACCTCGACCTGCCCTGGGCGAAGCTCCCGAAGGCGCACCGCGACGCGATCCTCCTCGGCACCGACGCGGTCGCGAACGGCGGGCGCTCCTGGCGCATCGAGTTCGAGGGCGTCGTGAACCAGCTCTACCGCCGGCTGAAGGCGACGGGCTCCGAGCAGATGCGGCGCTACTACATGCGCTACTTCTCGGACAAGCCCTGCCACACGTGCGGCGGCGAGCGGCTCAAGCCGGAGAGCCGCGCGGTGCGCATCCGCGGCAAGGGGATCGTGGAGCTCTCCCGGCTCACCATCCAGGACGCCCACGCCTGGCTGGGGTCGCTCGATCTCAAGGGCAGCGAGGCGAAGATCGCCGACGAGCTCCTCAAGGAGATCAAGAACCGGCTCAAGTTCCTGCTCGACGTCGGGCTCAGCTACCTCACGCTCGATCGCCCCGGCCCGTCGCTCTCCGGCGGCGAGAGCCAGCGCATCCGGCTCGCCTCGCAGATGGGCTCGGAGCTCACCGGCGTCATCTACATCCTCGACGAGCCGTCGATCGGGCTCCACCAGCGCGACAACGGCAAGCTCCTCGCCACCCTCAAGCGGCTCCGCGACGTCGGCAACTCGGTCATCGTCGTCGAGCACGACGAGGAGACGATGGAGGAGGCCGACTGGCTCGTGGACTTCGGTCCGGGGGCCGGCGCGCACGGCGGCGAGATCGTCAGCGCGGGGACGCCGGCCGAGGTGAAGCGCGATCCGGCGTCGCTCACCGGCGCCTACCTCTCGGGGCGGAAGGAGATCTACGTCCCCGACCGGCGCCGCACCGAGGACAAGGGCGCGATCACCATCTCCGGCGCCACCGAGAACAACCTCAAGGACCTCACCGCGTCGTTCCCGCTCGGCCGCTTCACGGCGGTGACCGGCGTCTCCGGGGCGGGCAAGTCCACGCTCGTGAACGCGATCCTCCGCCCCGCGCTGATGCGCCACCTCTACTCCACGCGCGAGGTGCCCGGGAAGCACCAGGCGCTCACCGGCTGGGAGAAGATCGACAAGGTCATCGACATCAACCAGCAGCCCATCGGCCGCACGCCGCGGTCGAACCCCGCCACCTACACCAAGGTCTTCGACGCCATCCGCGAGGTGTTCGCCCAGACGCCGGAGGCGCGCGCGTTCGGGTACCAGCCCGGCCGCTTCAGCTTCAACGTGAAGGGGGGCCGCTGCGAGGCGTGCCAGGGCGACGGCATGAAGCTCGTCGAGATGCACTTCCTCGCCGACGTGCTCGTGCCCTGCGAGGTCTGCGGCGGCAAGCGCTTCAACGAGGCGACGCTGCGGGTGACCTTCAAGGGCAAGAACATCGCCGAGGTGCTCGACCTCTCCATCGCCGAGGCGAAGGGGCTCTTCGAGCACCACCGCGAGATCGCGCGCATCCTCACCACCCTCGAGGACGTGGGCCTCGGCTACATCAAGCTCGGGCAGCCCTCCCCCACCCTCTCCGGCGGCGAGGCGCAGCGCATCAAGCTCTCGCGCGAGCTGGCCCGCGTCGGCACCGGCAAGACGCTCTACATCCTCGACGAGCCCACCACCGGCCTGCACTTCGAGGACGTGAAGAAGCTGCTCGCCGTGCTC
- a CDS encoding ABC transporter ATP-binding protein: protein MSAPPALEVRDLHVYYGESHVLQGVSLTVREGEVVALLGRNGAGKTTTLRGALGLAPPRAGRVLLGGHDVTGRPVHENVRAGLAWVPEDRRIFPGLTVEENLEVAMLPPRGGRPWTPERVFAEFPLLAPLRRRRGGALSGGQQQLLAIARALCGNPRVLLLDEPSEGLAPLIVRELGEVVQRLKGTLPVLLAEQNARFAVRLCDRGVVLEKGQVRFEGTRAELEADPEIQGRYLSV from the coding sequence GTGAGCGCGCCGCCCGCCCTCGAGGTGCGCGACCTGCACGTGTACTACGGCGAGAGCCACGTGCTGCAGGGCGTGTCGCTCACCGTCCGCGAGGGCGAGGTGGTGGCGCTCCTCGGGCGCAACGGCGCCGGGAAGACCACCACCCTGCGCGGCGCGCTCGGGCTCGCCCCGCCGCGGGCGGGCCGCGTCCTGCTCGGCGGCCACGACGTCACCGGGCGGCCGGTGCACGAGAACGTGCGCGCCGGCCTGGCCTGGGTGCCCGAGGATCGCCGGATCTTCCCCGGGCTGACGGTCGAGGAGAACCTGGAGGTGGCGATGCTCCCGCCGCGGGGCGGGCGGCCTTGGACGCCGGAGCGCGTGTTCGCCGAGTTCCCGCTGCTCGCGCCGCTGCGGCGCCGCCGGGGCGGCGCGCTGTCGGGGGGGCAGCAGCAGCTGCTCGCGATCGCGCGCGCCCTCTGCGGGAACCCGCGCGTGCTGCTCCTCGACGAGCCGAGCGAGGGGCTCGCGCCGCTCATCGTCCGCGAGCTCGGCGAGGTGGTGCAGCGCCTGAAGGGCACGCTCCCGGTGCTGCTCGCCGAGCAGAACGCGCGCTTCGCGGTCCGGCTGTGCGACCGCGGCGTCGTGCTGGAGAAGGGGCAGGTCCGGTTCGAGGGCACGCGCGCCGAGCTGGAGGCCGACCCGGAGATCCAGGGGCGGTACCTCTCGGTGTGA
- a CDS encoding ABC transporter substrate-binding protein, whose protein sequence is MRPRLAVALVLASALLAPGAATAQRGKPVKLGFAYIFSGTNAIYGQFARQGAELAIEEVNRQGGILGRQVEARFEDEAGKPDVGIRVVRKLVFDDGVDAVIGLDSSGTAEGVAPVMPELETPLIITHAATPHVTGARCNAWTFRISLSLPQNIAIASTIAAEGKARRWTTVGPDYAFGHESWEYFKKDLARKKPGVTFVADGEAAFPPSKTTDFSPYITKVMASDADGVLVSLWGGNLIDFVKQANELGFFKGKREILMTLGAATEVLTALGDRMPAGLWVGTRYWFQGSASPMNKAFVEGYRKKFGVYPSYNAHGAYAAVLAYKAAAEKAKSTDKAAVAKALEGLAVEVPLGKIVIRAEDHQAVQDGVWGRTAAGKGFDIRILEPMRRFPGDAITPPVAETGCKMTR, encoded by the coding sequence ATGCGCCCTCGCCTCGCCGTCGCTCTCGTCCTCGCGTCCGCGCTCCTCGCGCCCGGCGCGGCCACCGCCCAGCGCGGCAAGCCCGTGAAGCTCGGCTTCGCGTACATCTTCTCCGGCACGAACGCGATCTACGGCCAGTTCGCCCGGCAGGGCGCGGAGCTCGCCATCGAGGAGGTGAACCGGCAGGGCGGCATCCTCGGGCGACAGGTGGAGGCCCGCTTCGAGGACGAGGCCGGCAAGCCGGACGTGGGCATCCGCGTGGTGCGGAAGCTGGTCTTCGACGACGGCGTCGACGCGGTGATCGGGCTCGACTCCTCCGGGACCGCCGAGGGCGTCGCGCCGGTGATGCCCGAGCTGGAGACGCCGCTCATCATCACCCACGCCGCCACCCCGCACGTCACCGGCGCGCGCTGCAACGCGTGGACCTTCAGGATCTCGCTGTCGCTCCCGCAGAACATCGCCATCGCCTCCACCATCGCCGCGGAGGGCAAGGCGAGACGCTGGACGACGGTGGGCCCGGACTACGCGTTCGGCCACGAGTCGTGGGAGTACTTCAAGAAGGACCTCGCCCGGAAGAAGCCCGGCGTGACGTTCGTCGCGGACGGCGAGGCGGCCTTCCCGCCGTCGAAGACCACGGACTTCTCCCCGTACATCACGAAGGTCATGGCCTCCGACGCGGACGGCGTGCTGGTGTCGCTGTGGGGCGGCAACCTCATCGACTTCGTGAAGCAGGCGAACGAGCTCGGCTTCTTCAAGGGGAAGCGCGAGATCCTCATGACGCTCGGCGCGGCCACCGAGGTGCTCACCGCGCTCGGGGACCGGATGCCGGCGGGCCTGTGGGTCGGGACGCGCTACTGGTTCCAGGGGAGCGCCTCGCCGATGAACAAGGCGTTCGTGGAGGGCTACCGCAAGAAGTTCGGCGTGTACCCGTCGTACAACGCGCACGGCGCCTACGCCGCCGTGCTCGCCTACAAGGCGGCGGCGGAGAAGGCGAAGAGCACCGACAAGGCGGCGGTGGCGAAGGCGCTGGAGGGGCTCGCGGTGGAGGTGCCGCTCGGCAAGATCGTCATCCGCGCCGAGGACCACCAGGCGGTCCAGGACGGCGTGTGGGGGCGGACCGCGGCGGGGAAGGGCTTCGACATCCGCATCCTCGAGCCGATGCGCCGCTTCCCCGGGGACGCGATCACGCCGCCGGTCGCCGAGACCGGTTGCAAGATGACGCGCTGA
- a CDS encoding branched-chain amino acid ABC transporter permease, with protein sequence MPARLGPRSSGAAAAAALAALAALAFLLPSYPLVVLTEILILGTFALGFNVLFGYAGLLSFGQAAFFGTGAYAAGLVLLHGPRSLWLALLAAVAAAALLALPLGALAVRRDEIFFSILTLGLGMMIHSAAFGWREVTGGSDGLTGFTVPKLDLLVTAVPLVRPRNMYLLALAATALVTLVLRLVVRSPFGLLLQASRENRQRLAFAGGNVPRLRLAAFVLSAAVCGLAGALFALFNRIAAPDMLHWSFSARPVLMTILGGAGTFLGPIVGAAAFFGLEQLVTRWTQDWMIVLGALLVPIVILFPRGLVGTAAARLAARRARAAGEGGR encoded by the coding sequence GTGCCGGCGCGACTCGGCCCCCGCTCCTCCGGCGCCGCCGCCGCGGCGGCGCTCGCCGCGCTCGCCGCCCTCGCGTTCCTCCTCCCGAGCTACCCGCTCGTCGTCCTCACCGAGATCCTCATCCTCGGCACGTTCGCGCTCGGCTTCAACGTGCTCTTCGGCTACGCGGGGCTCCTCTCCTTCGGGCAGGCCGCGTTCTTCGGCACCGGCGCCTACGCGGCCGGGCTCGTGCTGCTGCACGGCCCGAGGAGCCTGTGGCTCGCGCTGCTCGCCGCGGTGGCCGCGGCGGCGCTCCTGGCGCTGCCGCTCGGCGCGCTGGCGGTGCGGCGGGACGAGATCTTCTTCTCCATCCTCACCCTCGGCCTCGGGATGATGATCCACAGCGCCGCCTTCGGCTGGCGCGAGGTCACCGGCGGCTCCGACGGGCTCACCGGGTTCACCGTCCCGAAGCTCGACCTCCTCGTCACGGCCGTGCCGCTCGTCCGCCCGCGCAACATGTACCTCCTCGCGCTCGCCGCGACCGCGCTCGTCACCCTCGTGCTGCGCCTCGTGGTGCGCTCGCCGTTCGGGCTCCTCCTGCAGGCCTCGCGCGAGAACCGGCAGCGGCTCGCCTTCGCCGGCGGGAACGTCCCCCGGCTGCGGCTCGCGGCCTTCGTGCTGTCGGCCGCGGTCTGCGGCCTCGCGGGCGCGCTCTTCGCGCTGTTCAACCGGATCGCGGCGCCGGACATGCTCCACTGGTCCTTCTCGGCGCGCCCCGTGCTGATGACCATCCTCGGTGGCGCGGGCACGTTCCTCGGGCCGATCGTCGGCGCGGCGGCGTTCTTCGGGCTCGAGCAGCTCGTCACGCGGTGGACGCAGGACTGGATGATCGTGCTCGGCGCGCTGCTCGTGCCCATCGTCATCCTGTTCCCGCGCGGGCTCGTCGGCACCGCCGCGGCCCGGCTCGCGGCGCGGCGGGCCCGCGCGGCGGGGGAGGGCGGGCGGTGA
- a CDS encoding ABC transporter ATP-binding protein — protein sequence MSPAPLLRVEHLSRSFGRFAALTDVSLTVERGVLSALIGPNGAGKTTFYNVVSGRFPPTRGRVLLDGEDVTGLAAHRLAGRGVARSFQITNVFPNLSVLENVVVPLVLHRGRARRLLRPLARERDLRARAEEVLESVGLLGQAHRPAGTLSYGDKRLVELAIVLARSPRLVLLDEPTAGMNPEETDRTIALVRRLAEQLGTTFFVTEHDMRVVFGLARRIFVLHQGTLLAEGSPGEIRADVRVREAYLGVVE from the coding sequence GTGAGCCCGGCGCCGCTGCTCAGGGTCGAGCACCTGTCCCGGAGCTTCGGGCGCTTCGCGGCGCTCACCGACGTGTCGCTCACCGTGGAGCGCGGCGTCCTCTCCGCCCTCATCGGCCCGAACGGCGCCGGCAAGACGACCTTCTACAACGTGGTCTCCGGGAGGTTCCCGCCCACCCGCGGCCGAGTCCTCCTCGACGGCGAGGACGTGACCGGGCTCGCGGCGCACCGGCTCGCCGGACGCGGCGTCGCGCGCTCGTTCCAGATCACGAACGTGTTCCCGAACCTGAGCGTGCTCGAGAACGTGGTCGTGCCGCTCGTCCTCCACCGCGGGCGGGCGCGCCGCCTGCTCCGGCCGCTCGCCCGCGAGCGCGACCTGCGCGCGCGCGCCGAGGAGGTGCTCGAGTCGGTCGGCCTGCTCGGGCAGGCGCACCGCCCCGCCGGGACGCTCTCCTACGGGGACAAGCGGCTCGTCGAGCTGGCGATCGTGCTGGCGCGGAGCCCGCGGCTGGTCCTCCTCGACGAGCCGACCGCCGGGATGAACCCCGAGGAGACGGACCGGACGATCGCGCTGGTGCGGCGGCTCGCCGAGCAGCTCGGGACCACGTTCTTCGTGACCGAGCACGACATGCGCGTCGTCTTCGGCCTGGCCCGCCGCATCTTCGTGCTGCACCAGGGGACGCTGCTCGCGGAGGGCTCGCCGGGCGAGATCCGCGCCGACGTCCGCGTGCGCGAGGCGTACCTGGGGGTGGTCGAGTGA
- a CDS encoding chalcone isomerase family protein: MKKLVAAALALAVALPAHAKKVAGVDFPDAVEVGGQQLKLNGAGLRKKFVVKVYAGGLYLAAPSRDAEAIVAADAPKRVRMVFLRDVKKGQIMDAYRDGFRANSRGPKLDALLEQLKSIEPAVPNMREGAEMFVTYVPGQGTTVSAAGGGPPVTVPGKDFADAMFRNWLGREPADGDLKKALLGR; encoded by the coding sequence ATGAAGAAGCTCGTCGCCGCCGCCCTCGCGCTCGCCGTCGCGCTCCCCGCCCACGCGAAGAAGGTCGCCGGAGTGGACTTCCCCGACGCCGTCGAGGTCGGAGGCCAGCAGCTCAAGCTGAACGGCGCCGGGCTGCGGAAGAAGTTCGTGGTCAAGGTGTACGCGGGCGGCCTCTACCTCGCGGCGCCGTCGCGCGACGCCGAGGCGATCGTCGCGGCGGACGCGCCGAAGCGCGTGAGGATGGTGTTCCTTCGCGACGTGAAGAAGGGCCAGATCATGGACGCCTACCGCGACGGCTTCCGCGCGAACTCGCGGGGGCCGAAGCTCGACGCGCTGCTCGAGCAGCTGAAGTCGATCGAGCCGGCCGTCCCGAACATGCGCGAGGGGGCCGAGATGTTCGTGACCTACGTGCCGGGGCAGGGGACCACGGTCAGCGCGGCGGGCGGCGGCCCGCCGGTGACGGTGCCGGGCAAGGACTTCGCAGACGCCATGTTCCGCAACTGGCTCGGCCGCGAGCCGGCGGACGGCGATCTGAAGAAGGCGCTCCTCGGGCGATAG